One window from the genome of Castellaniella sp. MT123 encodes:
- a CDS encoding c-type cytochrome yields MSLPQHQHEHAHESPIKTPKQLLITVVLAFLIPITVIILLVNMVGSSIRTGYGSNSQSEEAIAKRIQPVAGFKLVDANAPKVFKTGEQVFQSTCSACHGTGVAGAPKFGNKEAWAPFIKLGFDQLLKNAIHGIGAMPPKGGNASLDDLEVARAVVYMTNHSGADFPEPKEPAGAATAPAAGAAPAAKPAEQPAAAQPAAAKPAEKPAETATPKAEAAQASAGNAVGEKLYKSVCITCHSIGVAGAPKFGDKASWEPFIKTGLDTMLKKAISGVGAMPPRGGSQATDDEMKAAIQYMVDAAK; encoded by the coding sequence ATGAGTCTTCCCCAACATCAACACGAGCACGCGCACGAAAGCCCCATCAAGACCCCGAAGCAGTTGCTGATCACGGTCGTGCTGGCTTTCCTGATCCCGATCACGGTCATCATCCTGCTGGTCAACATGGTCGGCTCCTCCATCCGGACCGGATACGGTTCCAACAGCCAATCCGAGGAAGCCATCGCCAAGCGCATCCAGCCCGTGGCCGGCTTCAAACTCGTAGACGCCAATGCGCCGAAAGTCTTCAAGACCGGCGAACAGGTCTTCCAGTCCACCTGTTCGGCCTGTCACGGCACGGGCGTGGCAGGCGCGCCGAAATTCGGTAACAAGGAAGCCTGGGCACCATTCATCAAACTCGGCTTCGACCAGTTGCTCAAGAACGCCATCCACGGCATCGGCGCCATGCCGCCCAAGGGCGGCAACGCGTCGCTGGATGACCTCGAAGTCGCGCGCGCCGTGGTCTATATGACGAATCATTCCGGTGCCGACTTCCCCGAACCGAAGGAACCCGCTGGTGCCGCCACCGCGCCTGCTGCCGGCGCAGCGCCGGCAGCCAAGCCCGCCGAACAACCGGCCGCAGCCCAGCCTGCGGCAGCCAAACCTGCTGAAAAGCCGGCTGAAACCGCCACCCCCAAGGCGGAAGCCGCCCAGGCATCCGCCGGCAACGCGGTTGGTGAAAAGCTGTACAAATCCGTCTGCATCACCTGCCACTCCATCGGTGTGGCGGGCGCGCCCAAGTTCGGCGACAAGGCATCCTGGGAACCGTTTATCAAGACCGGTCTGGACACGATGCTGAAGAAGGCCATTTCCGGCGTGGGCGCCATGCCGCCGCGCGGCGGCTCGCAGGCAACCGACGACGAAATGAAGGCAGCCATCCAGTACATGGTTGACGCCGCGAAGTAA
- a CDS encoding nitronate monooxygenase family protein, giving the protein MHPRETTLMPDPIVTTLYQTMTLPVMAAPMFIVSNPELVIAQCASGIIGSMPALNARPQEKLDEWLTRIETALAALRTAEPDRLIPPYAINHIIHQSNDRLQQDLEVCARHRVPLIITSLRAPNQVVDAVHGWGGKVFHDVTTLRHAQKAIDAGVDGLILVCAGAGGHAGTLSPFALLGEVRRIFDGPICLSGAISRGQDVLAARAMGADFAYIGTRFIASTEAHAQPEYKQMIVDTAAADIVYTPYFTGIPGNYLKPCVRAIGLDPDHLPAAQDTHFGSDSKKAWRDIWGAGQGVGNIDAILPTADIVARLRDEYQQAVQSLRDGFVTETCA; this is encoded by the coding sequence ATTCATCCGCGGGAGACAACCCTCATGCCTGATCCTATCGTCACCACGCTCTACCAGACCATGACGCTGCCCGTCATGGCCGCACCCATGTTCATCGTGTCCAATCCGGAACTGGTGATCGCCCAGTGTGCCAGCGGCATCATCGGCTCGATGCCGGCGCTCAATGCCCGGCCCCAGGAAAAGCTGGACGAATGGCTGACCCGGATCGAAACCGCGCTCGCCGCCTTGCGCACCGCGGAACCCGACCGGCTGATTCCGCCGTACGCCATCAACCACATCATCCACCAGTCCAACGACCGCCTGCAGCAGGATCTGGAAGTCTGCGCCCGCCATCGCGTGCCGCTGATCATCACCAGCCTGCGCGCGCCCAATCAGGTCGTCGATGCCGTCCACGGCTGGGGCGGCAAGGTCTTCCACGACGTCACCACATTGCGGCATGCGCAAAAGGCGATCGACGCGGGTGTGGATGGTCTGATTCTGGTGTGCGCTGGCGCTGGAGGCCATGCGGGCACGCTGTCGCCCTTTGCCCTGCTGGGCGAAGTCCGGCGCATTTTCGATGGCCCCATCTGCCTGTCTGGTGCCATCAGCCGCGGGCAGGACGTCCTGGCCGCACGCGCCATGGGTGCCGACTTCGCCTATATCGGTACCCGCTTCATCGCCAGCACCGAAGCCCATGCGCAACCCGAATACAAACAGATGATTGTCGACACGGCCGCCGCCGACATCGTCTACACGCCGTACTTCACCGGTATCCCCGGCAACTACCTGAAACCCTGCGTGCGCGCCATCGGTCTGGATCCAGACCATCTGCCGGCCGCCCAGGACACGCATTTCGGCAGCGACAGCAAGAAAGCCTGGCGCGATATCTGGGGCGCGGGTCAGGGGGTCGGCAACATCGACGCCATCCTGCCCACGGCCGACATCGTGGCGCGCCTGCGCGACGAATATCAACAGGCAGTCCAGTCCCTGCGGGACGGCTTCGTCACGGAGACCTGCGCATGA
- a CDS encoding enoyl-CoA hydratase-related protein yields MIRLERHGQILEILIDRPERRNALTDIMYRDIAHALEAANTDSGCAAVILHGAGGHFTAGNDLSEFQMPQDSRDVGSIAFLHTLAAVDVPVIAAVQGQAVGVGVTLLAHCDFVYADRSAVFRLPFVSLGLCPEGASSYLLPRLAGPRRAARWLLQAQPFDADEALAGQLISDIQDDPLAAARASAQVLATLPTQAIRASKRLLRAPDRDTVHQVLDAEAAVFLDRLRSPEAQRAFQQFFARKGG; encoded by the coding sequence ATGATCCGCCTCGAACGCCATGGGCAAATCCTGGAGATCCTGATCGATCGCCCGGAACGCCGCAATGCACTGACCGACATCATGTACCGCGACATCGCTCACGCGCTGGAAGCCGCGAACACGGACTCCGGGTGTGCCGCCGTCATCCTGCACGGGGCGGGCGGCCACTTCACGGCCGGTAATGACCTGTCCGAGTTCCAGATGCCGCAAGACAGCCGCGACGTCGGCTCGATCGCCTTCCTGCACACGCTGGCAGCGGTGGACGTGCCTGTCATCGCCGCCGTCCAGGGTCAGGCCGTGGGCGTGGGCGTCACCCTGCTGGCGCATTGCGATTTTGTCTACGCCGACCGCAGCGCCGTCTTCCGTCTGCCCTTCGTCTCGCTGGGCCTGTGCCCCGAAGGTGCCTCCAGCTATCTGCTGCCCCGCCTGGCCGGGCCGCGTCGGGCAGCCCGATGGCTACTTCAGGCACAGCCTTTCGACGCCGATGAGGCGCTGGCGGGGCAGCTGATCAGCGACATCCAGGACGATCCGCTGGCCGCCGCACGCGCCAGCGCCCAGGTTCTCGCCACCCTGCCAACGCAGGCGATCCGCGCCAGCAAGCGGCTGCTGCGGGCGCCGGACCGGGATACCGTCCACCAAGTACTGGATGCCGAGGCAGCTGTGTTCTTGGACCGGTTGAGGTCACCCGAGGCCCAGCGGGCATTCCAGCAGTTCTTTGCGCGCAAGGGTGGCTGA
- a CDS encoding UvrD-helicase domain-containing protein, translated as MNDTQAPGSTLAAGLNARQREAVLYLNGPCLVLAGAGSGKTRVITQKMAYLLRECGYQARHVVALTFTNKAAREMNERVRTLVDSRLLRGLTVGTFHSLGLRFLREEYAAVGLKRGFSILDATDAQGIIQEILVTTDRARLRAVQQTISLWKNALLDPDGAARVAAGPDEAEAVRVYRSYEATLRAYQSVDFDDLIRLPAQLLAGDDSVRARWQARVQYLLVDEYQDTNTCQYQLVRMLCGDRAQFTAVGDDDQAIYAWRGATVENLAQLERDYPQLRVIKLEQNYRSVQRILQAANQVISHNPKTFDKTLWSDLGIGEPIGVTPMDSDLSEAESIAMRLSAARFERQAQWKDFAVLYRGNHQARILEQALRTLRIPYTVSGGQSFFDKAEIRDVLAWLRLIANEDEDPAFIRAATTPRRGIGQGTLQALGAEAARQGVSLFAAAAEVTEAVLPAARQREALRDFVRLIQHFKARAARRNGAAVLPLPTASVQGDLLAFDPDPPAASGPEPHIPDARQSVSAALGSLSSGATPGIDGLREDHAGRVLDDLLSAMGYERHLYDLLDERQAQARWSNVLELMGWLKRKADEDDLTVLELVQHVALVTMLERSDDEEPDAVKLSTLHASKGLEFPHVYLIGVEEGLLPHRGGDEEGDVSDAAVAARVRRIQEERRLMYVGITRAQRTLQISWCRKRRRGREDTVCEPSRFIAEMGLLTQAPGAQAGPADVDPDRTLSRLKSLLGR; from the coding sequence GTGAACGATACTCAGGCTCCGGGTTCGACGCTGGCCGCTGGTCTCAACGCCCGCCAACGCGAGGCGGTCCTGTACCTGAACGGCCCCTGTCTGGTGCTGGCGGGGGCGGGCAGCGGCAAGACGCGCGTCATCACCCAGAAAATGGCGTATCTGTTGCGGGAATGCGGTTATCAGGCGCGCCACGTGGTCGCACTGACGTTCACCAACAAGGCCGCCCGTGAAATGAACGAGCGGGTGCGCACGCTGGTGGATTCCCGTTTGTTGCGCGGTCTGACGGTGGGGACCTTTCATTCGCTGGGCTTGCGCTTCCTGCGCGAGGAATATGCCGCGGTCGGCCTCAAGCGCGGGTTTTCGATTCTGGATGCGACCGATGCCCAGGGCATCATCCAGGAGATCCTGGTGACGACGGATCGCGCCCGGCTGCGCGCCGTCCAACAGACGATCTCCCTGTGGAAAAATGCCCTGCTGGACCCGGACGGTGCCGCGCGGGTGGCTGCAGGCCCCGACGAGGCCGAGGCAGTCCGGGTCTACCGCAGTTACGAAGCGACGCTACGGGCCTATCAGTCCGTGGATTTCGACGACCTGATCCGGCTGCCGGCGCAGCTTCTGGCCGGGGACGATTCGGTGCGTGCCCGCTGGCAGGCGCGTGTGCAGTATCTGCTGGTGGATGAATATCAAGACACCAACACGTGTCAGTATCAGCTGGTACGCATGCTGTGCGGCGATCGGGCCCAATTCACGGCGGTGGGCGACGATGATCAGGCCATCTATGCCTGGCGCGGAGCGACCGTCGAGAACCTGGCGCAGCTCGAGCGCGACTATCCGCAGCTGCGCGTCATCAAGCTGGAACAAAATTACCGCTCGGTGCAGCGCATCCTGCAGGCGGCCAATCAGGTCATCAGCCATAACCCCAAAACCTTCGACAAGACCTTGTGGTCGGACCTGGGGATCGGGGAACCGATTGGCGTCACCCCCATGGATTCGGATCTGAGCGAGGCCGAATCCATTGCCATGCGTCTGTCCGCCGCCCGGTTCGAGCGCCAAGCGCAGTGGAAGGATTTTGCCGTGCTGTATCGCGGCAATCACCAGGCCCGGATCCTGGAGCAGGCGCTGCGCACCTTGCGTATCCCCTATACGGTGTCGGGCGGGCAAAGCTTTTTCGACAAAGCTGAAATCCGCGATGTACTGGCCTGGTTGCGCCTGATTGCCAACGAGGACGAGGACCCGGCCTTCATCCGGGCGGCGACCACCCCCCGTCGGGGTATTGGCCAGGGAACCTTGCAAGCATTGGGTGCCGAAGCCGCGCGCCAGGGGGTCTCGCTATTCGCCGCCGCCGCCGAAGTGACCGAGGCGGTTCTTCCGGCCGCCCGTCAGCGCGAAGCCCTGCGCGACTTCGTGCGTCTGATCCAGCATTTTAAGGCGCGCGCGGCGCGGCGCAATGGGGCAGCGGTCTTGCCCTTGCCGACAGCGAGCGTCCAGGGCGATCTGCTGGCGTTCGACCCGGACCCGCCGGCCGCGTCAGGTCCCGAGCCGCATATCCCGGATGCGCGTCAGTCCGTATCCGCCGCCCTTGGCAGCCTGTCGTCGGGGGCGACCCCGGGCATCGATGGCCTGCGTGAAGATCATGCGGGACGGGTGCTTGACGACCTGCTGTCGGCCATGGGCTACGAGCGCCATTTGTATGACCTGCTCGATGAGCGTCAGGCCCAGGCGCGTTGGAGCAACGTCCTGGAATTGATGGGGTGGCTGAAACGCAAGGCCGATGAGGACGATCTGACCGTGCTGGAACTCGTCCAGCACGTCGCCCTGGTGACGATGCTCGAACGCTCGGACGACGAGGAACCCGATGCCGTGAAGCTGTCCACCCTGCATGCATCCAAGGGCCTGGAGTTTCCCCATGTCTACCTGATCGGGGTGGAGGAGGGCTTGCTGCCTCACCGGGGCGGTGATGAGGAAGGTGACGTCAGCGATGCCGCCGTGGCGGCACGCGTGCGCCGGATTCAGGAAGAACGCCGGCTGATGTATGTGGGCATCACCCGCGCGCAGCGGACCTTGCAGATCAGCTGGTGCCGCAAACGCAGGCGGGGTCGCGAGGACACCGTGTGCGAACCCTCGCGGTTCATTGCTGAAATGGGCCTGTTGACGCAGGCGCCCGGTGCGCAAGCCGGGCCGGCGGATGTCGACCCGGATCGCACGCTCAGCCGCCTGAAAAGCCTGCTGGGGCGGTAA
- a CDS encoding primosomal protein N' encodes MSDPVYLAVALDVPLPGLFDYSHVAPVAPGVRVRVTFGRRVMVGMVWAVREQPGVAADRVRPIESVLDDLPPMPADWLRLAEFAARYYHHPLGEVLLPALPPPLRKPAAYTGARSAGGPVSRADRRPRAAKSKPVGVSPVEPPPLTPAQGAAMDSLQALMDDGRGIALLHGVTGSGKTELYLRLARQVLAQGRQVLLLVPEINLTPQLEQVVAGRLCAIGAGHEESTDGAAGGAMAILHSRLSEGERLRAWLRVARGQADILLGTRLALMTPMPRLGLIIVDEEHDASYKQQDGLRYSARDLAVWRGHDLGIPVVLGSATPSLESWRRAQRGDYRLVSLPERAQAQALPDIHLVDTRRSQLEQGFTPQLLQALESRLRLGEQSLVFINRRGYAPVLRCASCGWVSQCNQCTAHTVLHREAGRRAVLQCHHCGDARPVPRACPDCGDQDLQPMGRGTQRVEEFLAERFPQARIVRIDADATRRKGSAQALFAQVHAGDADILVGTQMVSKGHDFANLGLVGVLNADATLFAQDFRAPERLFAQLMQVAGRAGRRTAGAQVLVQTDYPDQAVYQALCRHDYRSFAETALAEREDLGLPPFSSQALLTAQAGRLAEALGFLEAVRALAGTLPEARGVRVYDAVPLRVVRVARVERAQLLIESVRRSALHRLLRVLLPQVDGLATGRSLRWGIEVDPQEI; translated from the coding sequence ATGTCTGACCCCGTCTATCTGGCCGTAGCCCTGGATGTGCCATTGCCGGGGCTGTTCGATTACAGCCACGTCGCGCCAGTGGCACCCGGGGTGCGCGTGCGGGTGACGTTCGGCCGCCGGGTCATGGTGGGGATGGTCTGGGCCGTGCGGGAGCAACCGGGGGTAGCGGCGGACCGGGTCCGGCCAATTGAATCCGTGCTGGATGATCTGCCGCCGATGCCTGCGGACTGGCTGCGACTGGCGGAATTCGCGGCGCGGTATTATCACCACCCATTGGGCGAGGTCCTATTGCCGGCGCTGCCTCCGCCGTTGCGCAAACCGGCCGCGTATACCGGGGCGCGGTCCGCAGGCGGCCCGGTGAGTCGGGCGGACCGGCGGCCGCGTGCCGCGAAGTCGAAACCCGTTGGAGTGTCGCCTGTCGAGCCGCCGCCGTTGACGCCCGCTCAGGGCGCGGCCATGGACAGTCTGCAGGCCCTGATGGACGATGGGCGTGGTATCGCCTTGCTGCACGGCGTCACTGGCAGCGGCAAGACCGAGCTCTATTTACGTCTGGCGCGGCAAGTGCTGGCCCAGGGCAGGCAGGTGTTGCTGCTGGTGCCGGAAATCAATCTGACACCGCAACTGGAACAGGTCGTCGCGGGCCGACTGTGTGCGATCGGTGCGGGTCACGAAGAATCCACTGATGGGGCAGCCGGCGGCGCAATGGCGATCCTGCACAGCCGCCTGTCCGAAGGTGAACGGCTGCGCGCCTGGCTGCGAGTCGCGCGCGGCCAGGCCGATATCCTGCTGGGCACCCGACTGGCCCTGATGACCCCCATGCCGCGCCTGGGGCTGATCATCGTGGACGAGGAACATGACGCCTCGTACAAGCAGCAGGACGGACTGCGCTATTCGGCGCGCGATCTGGCCGTCTGGCGTGGGCATGATCTGGGTATTCCCGTGGTGCTGGGGTCGGCGACGCCGTCCCTGGAATCCTGGCGGCGAGCGCAGCGCGGGGACTATCGCCTGGTGTCGCTGCCGGAACGCGCCCAGGCTCAGGCATTACCCGACATCCATCTGGTGGACACGCGCCGGTCGCAACTCGAGCAAGGCTTTACCCCGCAGTTGCTGCAGGCGCTGGAATCGCGCCTGCGACTGGGCGAACAGAGTCTGGTCTTCATCAATCGACGGGGCTATGCGCCGGTGCTGCGCTGCGCCTCGTGCGGCTGGGTCAGCCAGTGCAACCAATGCACGGCGCATACCGTGCTGCATCGGGAAGCCGGGCGTCGCGCGGTGCTGCAATGTCATCACTGCGGCGATGCAAGGCCCGTGCCGCGCGCCTGCCCTGATTGCGGGGACCAGGATCTGCAGCCGATGGGGCGGGGCACTCAGCGGGTCGAGGAATTCCTGGCCGAGCGCTTTCCGCAGGCGCGCATCGTGCGCATCGATGCCGATGCCACGCGGCGCAAGGGCAGTGCGCAGGCGCTGTTTGCCCAGGTGCATGCCGGGGATGCCGATATCCTCGTCGGCACGCAGATGGTCTCCAAGGGGCATGATTTCGCCAACCTGGGTCTGGTGGGGGTGCTCAATGCCGATGCCACGCTTTTCGCCCAGGATTTCCGCGCGCCGGAACGTTTGTTCGCGCAACTGATGCAGGTGGCAGGCCGGGCGGGCCGGCGCACCGCCGGGGCTCAGGTCCTGGTGCAGACCGATTATCCCGACCAGGCCGTCTATCAGGCGCTCTGTCGACATGATTACCGGTCCTTTGCCGAAACCGCCCTGGCCGAGCGCGAGGATCTCGGGCTGCCGCCTTTTTCCAGCCAGGCCCTGCTGACCGCCCAGGCCGGCAGGCTCGCCGAGGCGCTGGGCTTCCTGGAAGCGGTGCGGGCCCTTGCCGGGACGCTTCCGGAAGCCCGTGGCGTGCGGGTCTACGATGCCGTGCCTCTGCGCGTCGTGCGTGTGGCGCGGGTGGAACGCGCCCAGTTGCTGATCGAATCGGTGCGGCGCAGTGCCTTGCACCGCTTGCTTCGGGTGCTGCTGCCGCAGGTCGATGGGTTGGCGACCGGTCGTTCCCTGCGCTGGGGGATCGAGGTCGATCCCCAGGAGATCTGA
- the hemE gene encoding uroporphyrinogen decarboxylase: MTQLKNDTFLRALLRQPVPYTPIWMMRQAGRYLPEYNQTRAQAGSFLGLAQNPEYACEVTLQPLRRFALDAAILFSDILTVPDAMGLGLRFVTGEGPQFERPLRDESSIAALQVPDLDTLRYVFDAVSLIRKELDGAVPLIGFSGSPWTLACYMVEGAGSSDYRRIKTLLYQRPDLLHRILDVNARAVQAYLNAQIQAGAQAVMVFDSWGGVLADGLFQQFSLHYTQRVIDGLLREHDGRRVPVIVFTKGGGQWVEDIAAIGCDAVGLDWTARLGAARSRVGDRVALQGNLDPMALFGGDAAIRAEARRVLADFGPVGAGGHVFNLGHGISQFTSPEAVVSLVDEVHTASRAYHA, from the coding sequence GTGACCCAGTTGAAAAATGATACGTTCCTGCGGGCGCTTTTGCGCCAGCCCGTCCCCTACACGCCGATCTGGATGATGCGTCAGGCGGGCCGCTATCTGCCGGAATACAACCAGACCCGCGCACAGGCGGGGTCGTTCCTGGGGCTGGCGCAAAATCCAGAATACGCCTGCGAAGTCACCCTGCAGCCCCTGCGGCGTTTCGCCCTGGACGCGGCCATCCTGTTTTCCGACATCCTGACCGTTCCGGACGCCATGGGTCTGGGCCTGCGGTTCGTCACGGGCGAGGGTCCACAATTCGAGCGTCCCTTGCGGGATGAATCATCCATCGCGGCTTTGCAGGTACCGGATCTGGACACGCTGCGCTATGTGTTCGACGCCGTATCCCTGATCCGCAAGGAACTGGATGGCGCGGTTCCCCTGATTGGCTTTTCGGGTAGCCCCTGGACTCTGGCCTGCTACATGGTCGAAGGCGCGGGCAGCAGCGATTACCGGCGGATCAAGACCCTGCTGTATCAGCGCCCCGATTTGCTGCATCGCATCCTGGACGTCAATGCGCGGGCCGTTCAGGCCTACCTGAATGCCCAGATCCAGGCGGGCGCCCAGGCCGTGATGGTGTTCGACAGCTGGGGCGGGGTGCTGGCCGACGGCCTGTTCCAGCAGTTTTCGCTGCACTATACGCAGCGTGTGATCGACGGGCTGCTGCGTGAACACGACGGGCGCCGCGTCCCGGTCATCGTCTTCACCAAGGGCGGCGGCCAGTGGGTCGAGGATATCGCGGCTATCGGCTGCGATGCGGTGGGGCTCGACTGGACCGCGCGTCTGGGGGCCGCCCGCAGCCGGGTCGGCGACCGGGTTGCCCTGCAGGGCAACCTGGACCCCATGGCGCTGTTCGGGGGGGATGCGGCGATCCGTGCCGAGGCTCGTCGCGTGCTGGCCGATTTTGGTCCTGTGGGTGCCGGTGGGCACGTGTTCAACCTGGGTCATGGTATTTCCCAATTCACATCGCCGGAAGCCGTCGTTTCCCTGGTCGACGAAGTCCACACTGCCAGCAGGGCGTATCATGCCTGA
- a CDS encoding helix-turn-helix domain-containing protein, producing MRERLDCALLALGQDDWVAALGGGHLGGRLQLHVPPWSGHSAEAMLDDPALARGRYDAGLLYADESSLPAWRTALASRAGRLPAVLLVYAVGLRAQAIRDLIALGATDFVRPPFCPEELRARLEHALHRLAPVGVAEPAPVYGTLVPGLPMAVGPLATPTEADLCATILDRSGCELEAYAVALAMQRATSRDSFRAAKSQIVARFERAYIRAALGRHGGNVTLAARMAQKHRRAFWALMRKHEIDPTPYRGDAEETSSAA from the coding sequence ATGCGGGAACGACTGGATTGTGCGTTGTTGGCCTTGGGGCAGGACGACTGGGTGGCGGCCCTGGGCGGAGGCCATCTGGGCGGGCGGTTGCAGCTGCATGTTCCGCCGTGGTCCGGGCATTCGGCCGAGGCCATGCTGGATGATCCGGCGCTGGCCCGGGGACGCTATGACGCGGGCCTGTTGTACGCGGATGAGTCGTCGCTGCCAGCCTGGCGTACGGCCCTGGCATCCCGGGCGGGGCGTCTGCCGGCAGTATTGCTGGTCTATGCGGTGGGGCTGCGGGCCCAGGCCATCCGCGATCTGATTGCGTTGGGCGCCACCGATTTCGTGCGGCCGCCGTTTTGCCCCGAAGAGCTGCGCGCCCGGCTGGAGCACGCCTTGCATCGGCTGGCGCCCGTCGGTGTCGCGGAACCCGCGCCTGTCTATGGCACCCTGGTTCCGGGCCTGCCCATGGCAGTGGGGCCGCTGGCGACCCCCACCGAAGCGGATCTGTGCGCAACCATCCTGGATCGGTCCGGCTGCGAACTCGAGGCCTATGCGGTGGCCCTGGCCATGCAGCGGGCGACCTCCAGGGATTCGTTTCGCGCCGCCAAGAGCCAGATCGTGGCGCGCTTCGAGCGCGCTTACATCCGCGCCGCCCTGGGGCGGCATGGGGGCAATGTCACCCTGGCGGCGCGGATGGCCCAGAAGCATCGCCGCGCCTTCTGGGCGCTGATGCGCAAACACGAGATCGACCCGACACCGTATCGGGGTGATGCGGAAGAAACATCGTCCGCCGCCTGA
- a CDS encoding sodium:alanine symporter family protein, which produces MGPFLIGKRETTLEFLNTFVSQANSLVWGPPMLVLILGTGFFLMVLLKFMPLRRIGTGFAMIWRGRHRGDAATGEISPFEALMTCLAATVGTGNIAGVATAIAVGGPGALFWMWCTALVGMATKYCEVVLAVHFREKDDRGEHAGGPMYAIKNGLSRKWLWLGVAFAIFGGFAGFGIGNMVQVNSMAQALESTFAVPTWVTGVVTMILIGLVILGGIKRIGAVAASLVPFMCIAYVLAGLVVLVVNAERIPEALDLIFTHAFSPIAATGGFAGAAVMAAIRYGVARGIFSNEAGLGSAGIAQAAGTTSNAVESGLIGMMGTFIDTIIICSITGLAIVCSGVWNTGKSGAELSAMAFEVSMPGFGGIILTIALVIFAFTTILGWSYYGEKCWEFLLGSRSTLPYRVIWVVAIPFGAITQLDFAWLLADTLNGLMALPNLASLILLSPVIIRLTREYFRDYAPTGELSLQSK; this is translated from the coding sequence ATGGGGCCATTTTTAATCGGGAAGCGGGAGACAACCTTGGAATTCCTCAACACATTCGTCAGCCAGGCCAACAGCCTGGTCTGGGGCCCACCCATGCTGGTACTGATCCTGGGCACCGGCTTTTTTCTGATGGTCCTGCTGAAGTTCATGCCGCTGCGGCGCATCGGCACGGGCTTTGCCATGATCTGGCGTGGCCGCCATCGCGGCGACGCCGCCACCGGTGAAATCAGCCCCTTCGAAGCCCTCATGACCTGCCTGGCGGCCACCGTCGGGACAGGCAACATCGCCGGCGTGGCGACGGCCATCGCCGTCGGTGGCCCGGGCGCCCTGTTCTGGATGTGGTGCACCGCCCTGGTCGGCATGGCCACCAAATACTGCGAAGTCGTGCTGGCCGTCCATTTCCGGGAAAAGGACGATCGCGGCGAACACGCCGGCGGCCCCATGTACGCCATCAAGAACGGCCTGAGCCGCAAATGGCTGTGGCTGGGCGTGGCCTTTGCCATTTTCGGTGGCTTTGCGGGATTCGGCATCGGCAACATGGTGCAGGTCAACAGTATGGCGCAGGCCCTGGAATCGACGTTTGCCGTCCCGACCTGGGTCACCGGCGTGGTCACGATGATCCTGATCGGCCTGGTCATCCTGGGCGGCATCAAGCGCATCGGGGCCGTGGCGGCCTCGCTGGTTCCGTTCATGTGCATCGCCTACGTGCTGGCGGGCCTGGTCGTGCTGGTCGTCAACGCCGAACGTATCCCCGAGGCCCTGGACCTGATCTTCACGCACGCCTTCTCGCCGATCGCAGCCACTGGGGGTTTTGCCGGCGCGGCGGTCATGGCGGCCATCCGCTACGGTGTGGCCCGCGGGATATTCTCCAACGAAGCCGGGCTGGGTTCAGCGGGTATTGCACAGGCTGCCGGCACCACCAGCAACGCGGTGGAATCTGGCCTGATCGGCATGATGGGTACCTTCATTGACACGATCATCATCTGCAGCATCACGGGCCTGGCGATCGTCTGCTCCGGCGTCTGGAACACCGGCAAGAGCGGCGCCGAACTGTCCGCCATGGCCTTCGAGGTGTCCATGCCCGGCTTTGGCGGCATCATCCTGACGATCGCGCTGGTGATCTTCGCGTTCACCACGATTCTGGGCTGGAGCTACTACGGCGAGAAATGCTGGGAGTTCCTGCTGGGGTCCAGGTCCACGCTGCCGTACCGCGTGATCTGGGTCGTCGCAATTCCGTTTGGCGCCATCACCCAGTTGGACTTCGCCTGGCTACTGGCCGACACGCTCAATGGCTTGATGGCCCTGCCCAACCTGGCATCGCTGATCCTGCTCAGCCCGGTCATCATCCGGCTGACCCGTGAATATTTCCGGGATTACGCGCCAACCGGGGAACTGAGCCTCCAGTCGAAATGA